The sequence below is a genomic window from Budorcas taxicolor isolate Tak-1 chromosome 4, Takin1.1, whole genome shotgun sequence.
tacgtgtgtttgtatatattggacaggggcatggccacccactccagtattcttgcctggagaatcttcatgggcagaggagcctgatgggctacggtctatggggtcccaatgagaaatcggacatgactgagcgactaaacacacatacaggtgtgtgtgtgtgtgtgtgtgtatacatatatagttgttcagttgctcggtcatgtccgactctttgccacccatggactacagcatgccaggctttcctgtccttcaccatctcctggagcttgctcaaactcatgtccattgagttaatgatgccatccaaccatctcatcatttgttgttcctttctcctcctgccttcagtctttcccagcatcagggtcttttctaatgagtcagttcttcacaacaggtaaccaaagtattggaccttcagcttcagcatcagtccttccaaagaatattcaggctgttttcctttaggtttgactgatgtgatctctgtgcagtccaagggtctctcaagagtcttctccaacaccacagctcaaaagcatcagttcttcagcaatcagccctctttatagtccaactctcacatccatacatgactactgaaaaacccatagctttcAGTATACAGACTTTggctggcaaagtgatatctttgctgtttaatacactgtctagatttgtcatacctttccttccatggagcaagcatcttctaatttcatggctgcagtcatcatccacagtaattctggagcccaagaaaagaaaatctgtcactgtttctactttttccctttctaattgtgatgaagtgatgggaccagataccatgatctttgttttttgaatgttgagttttaagccagctttttcactctcctcttttaccctcatcaagaggctctttagttcctcttcgatttctggcataagggtggcatcatctgtgtatctgaggtgattgatatttctcctggtaatcttgattccagcttgtgcttcatccagcctggcatttctcgtgatgttctctgcatataagttaagtaaacagggtgacaatatacagccttgtcgtactcgtttcccaattttgaatcagtctgttgttccatgcaaggttctaactgctgcttcttgacccacagacagatttctcaggagacaggtgaggatgtctcatattctcatctcttgaggatcacagtttgttgtgatccatacagtcaaaggcttcaccatagtcaatgaagcagaattagatgtttttcttgaattcccttgctttctctatgatctaatggatgttggcaattcaatatctggttcctctgctttttgtaACCCCAGCATGGAAATTGtaaatgttattatatatatatgttttttaaaagtcacattcCTTAAGTATCAGGGAAGGGAGCCAAGTCCTTGGTAATtagtaaagctagtggaggtgatggaattccagctgaactctttaaaatcctgaaagatgatgctgttaaagtgctgcactcagtgtgccagtgtggaaaattcagcaattgccacaggattgggaaaggtcagttttcattccagtcccaaagaaagccagTGCCAAAGTATCGTGAATAATTACATTGAATACATGTCAATCTGGTCTTGGATGTGTCTCAGGGACTTTAAAACGGCACATTCTTATAACAAAACAAGTATTCATATGCCCATGTTCAGATTATTTTGATGAAATGATTAAAGTAATGAGATGGGAAATAAATAGCAGAATGATTTTCTTTGTCTCATTTACAGCATTAACCTGGGATGCAAGAATAAGAATAATTGAATGTATTTATACTGAAAATTACCACTGcagctagcttttttttttttcatcttaagcctgaatttaattttctttgaggAGTATATGTGCTTCTTTGGTTGAATATTTGCTTGTGGAAAGGTGTAATACAAAGCATATTAAATTCACACATAACAATTTTGACTGAAATGCTGATGATGAAAACTATAGAGACCAAGTCCTCCCACATTCTGCAGAGTGAAATGGAATCTGTCCTCTCAGAGTGACCGCCTCTGCAGGAGTCCTGTGCTTCTTTGCCAGGTGCTTCTCATATCCTTGGGCCTTTgctaacttccctggtggctcagtgggtaaagcgtctgcctacaatgtgggagacctgggttcaatccctgggttgagaagatcctctggagaaggaaatggcaacccactccagtactcttgcctggaaaatcccatggacggagaaacgtggtaggctacagtccatggggtcacaaagagtcggacatgactgagtgacttcacttcactttagggactgaacaacaacagcaatagttTCTTTCCAATagtatgttagtttctactgtacagcaaagtgaggcAGCTATAGATAGATAGCAGCTATATTAAAGGTCCAGTCCTATATGTTTGGGGGAAGTCAGGGCAAGGCACATGTCCCTGTTTTGGACAGAATGGGTGAGGGCATGAAGAAGATGATTTTAAGATGACCAAGGAAGGAGAGTTGGCATAGGTCACATGTGACCTCCAGATCATGTTGGAAGAACATGGAAATGTGCTTGGGGAAAGCCTACACATTACTAGGTGAAGAGGACCCAttggaagaggagaaaagggacagagatGTCTCTATTTTATCCAtagatttaaaagaatttttgcaGCAGGAAAGCCACAAAGGTCTCAGAAACCTTGGTTACACATAATTTCTACCAGTACATAATGATGAATCCAAGGAGAATGTAGACTGACTGACAGAGGGGTTGAAAATGTTGCTCAAACCTTCTGGGgaaaaaggggaggggagatgtcTGGAGGGTGGACCAAGTCTACAACAAAATCATCTTGAACTTTTACAAAAACTGAAATTCatccctgtgttttttttttttttgacattttaatcttctttatttaaaaaatataatttttttaaaatttaattttattattattatttttttacgtTACAATATTTATCCCTGTGTTCTTAGAAGGACTAGTGGTGCTttccaagaagaaaaatagatTCCAATTTGGACAAATATGAGAGAAcagaaaagttttattaaaataacaataagcAAATAATATATCTGCATGGGGCAGTTGTTAGTTtcacaggaaaaggagaaagagaactgATTATTCAGCAAACTGGTTGTTATTGGTCAAAGCTTTCCTACAGATACATCTGAATACACCAGGCATTATTCTCTTATCTGTTGAATATCTTTTGAACCTTTTGGCATTTCAGGTAGTTGAGTTCTGAAAGATCTATTTGCCAGAGAACTCTTTGTTCATAATGGTCAGTTGATAAGGAACACTTTGAAGCCTTCAGTAAAATTATAAGTGAACAAATTTCCATTCATCTAGAAAGATTTCTATCAGTATCTACTTCTGTAAGCTTAACTAATGGAAAGAATTGATCTTTCTAATAAACTATAAGGGTAAGATGATCAGCGCCATCTAAAGACAAAATAAGTGAGAAAAACCTGTAGGGGAAGATCAACCACCAATCTAGAAAGAATCTAGAGGAGAAATCTCATCTAGGGATAAAGAGAGAAAGCTCGGGGTCATCTtctttggtctcctgcattccctgTCTTGGTGTCTCTGAGAAAGAATTCACAAATTAGGGAGCATCTTTCTGCTCCCTAATACTTTCTGCTTCGGAGTTTCACAAGTTGAGaatttatcccttccctgttAAATCAGTCAAACATATACCAATTATCAATAGTGAACTTACTCTCTTTAGCCCTGACAGTCtcagagaaaaaggagaatgcTCTGAGTTACATGAGGAAGGACCACCTGAAAATATGTAGGAAATATAGACAGATTTTCATGAAGTTTAATCCTTAAACAGAGAGAAGACATGGGAAGCAGCCTCTAACAACTTAAAGATGAGTTCAAGTATCTCATTCTGACTCAAAACATCATCTCTGGCTGTTTGCTGCCTTGAATCCCAGTAAGCTTCCCTTTCTGCCAATTGCCTTTCCATTTTCACCTTCCACTTTTGCTGTTCTAGTTCATCCTTCAGCTTTCTGATTTCCTCTTCGAACTCCTGTTTTATCTGAGCTTTTGCTCTCTCGAGCTCTTCTCTGTAATTTTCTTCTAACACTTGAGTTTGCTTCTGAATCTCCTCCTCGGTCTTCTGATACCGGCTATTCGTGTAGTATCTCCCCTTGCACTTGTTCACCACATCCTGGACCAGGGCCAGCAGCTGCTCCCTCTGGTCCTCCTGCTCAGCTCCTGTGGCCTTGTTGTTGAAAACACAGTAGCGACCTCTGAACTTGCGAATCAGCTCTTGGATGGCTCTAGGAGCATGATTTAAGTAATCACAGAAATCCATGCCATCTAAGTCATCTTTCCGGGTGAATAAGAGAATCATGTGTTCCCTAGCTCTCTCTCCAAACATCGTCAGGATCTTCTCTGTGGCTTTCTGGCCTTCGGGTGTGTAACGGCCCAGTGGGATGACCAGGAGCAGAGCATGAGGCCCCGGGGAGGTCAGCACCATGCAGCGGGTAATCTCCTTGACAGTCTCAGCATCTGGGGCCTCCGTGTCAAAGAGGCCAGGTGTGTCCACGACGACAACTTCTCTCCCCTTCCAGGTGCTGCTTCCTTTCTTACAGTGCTTGGTGATGGATACAGCAGAAAAGATAGATGGAAACACTTTCTCTCCGAGGATGCTGTTTCCTGTTGCGCTTTTTCCTGCCCCAGTCTTACCCACTAAGATAAGTCTCAGCTGGGAATCTCCAGGGTTTGCAAGCCCTGGAACATCAGGAAACAAAAGTCTCAGTGTTAGAATGAACTTCAACCATCTCCCCTGCAAGGCTCTTGTCCACTGAATAaatattcaaccctgaatattcattggaaggactgatgctgaagctgaagctccaatactttggccacctgatgcaaagagcagactcactggaaaagattctgatgctgggaaaggttaaaggcaaaaggaaaagggggtggcagaggataaaatggctagacagcatcaccaaatcaatgaacatgaatttgagcaaactccagaagagagtggaggacagaggaacctggcaagctgcaCTccatgggcatgacttagcaactgaacaacaataacaacagatatTTTTCAGGATCCCTTTCAGCTTCTTACTCTGACCTTGTGGAAGCAAACAGCTCATAGAGGAGGAAACAATGTGATTAAGAAGAGGACTCTGAGTTGCTACCAGTAGCTGTTCTTCATAAGATAGGAGGTAACACAAAATTGACTATGCATATTTGACTTCCTAGGAAAGTTGAAAGTTAATATCAGAACAGTAGAGCACAGCAATTGAAACCTGAATTTAAACACCAAATCATCTACCAGCTCTTTCTGTGCTGGTATTCCGTAAGTCTCTGCATATCTCTACAATGTGTCTATAAAGTCAAAGTCCTCTGGATTTGTCAGGCATAGACCCAGGACCAGAGGGAGGGCAATTGACAATCACAAGTGTAAGCCTGTTTTCTGAGAAGGCAGACCTTGCTGGGTGACCCTTGAGCTTAAGGGTCTGATTCCTGCATCAGGAATCCTATGTTATATCTACCCATTTCTGCTTTGAGACAATGCCTACATTATCGAACATACAACATCATAGACAATGTTACCAACTCCAGGTTATTTTCAGAGCCATCACCATTCACCCAGGTCCTCAGACTAGAAAGCTAGGAGTCACCCTTGACTCCCTTCTTTCCCCACTTTCCAGATCCAACCCATCAGCATATTCTCTTGGCCCCAGATCTGTTCGCCTGTCTCTGTTTTGAAGATCATCATTCCAGTCCAGATTCCATCACCACCCCTGCCTCAGCAGTCTCCTAACAGGTGTCTCCACTTCTTATTTGTCCCTTTCAGTCTATTCTGTGAGGTGggctaatctttaaaaaatatcaatcaAACAGAACCAGGAACTTGCAGAAACCCCTCCTATGATGTCCATAAAATCTGTGGACACAGATTTATCTCCCACACACTTTCTGGTGAAGTGTTTGCTGATCCCTGAATCCCTAAGGCAGAGTTTTCCCCATTTGAGAACTAGAATCCCAGGataaaaaaagtaaatttccCAATGCTGTAAACACTGGATATGGGATGGCTAAGATTTAtctaagaaaaaatatacataagaaTTCAGAGTATTCTTAATAGTTGGCCTCACAATAGAAGCTCCAACCTAAGGAGATCCCAGGGCATTGGCTGGCTTTAGAGACAGGCTGTAGGAAATTCATGGCCCAGCAGTAAAAGGGCACCAAGGCCAGTGGCAACACCATAACCATTGGCCAATGCTGATAATGAATGGATGGCAACCTCTGAAGATGGCAGCGATAGCCATGAAGGAGTCCATCTCTGCACTTGTGCCTCTTGGGAAGGTGGATTCTCAGCTCCTCTCATCAGGATGCTGAGTCTGTTTCTCCAACCCTTCAGTCTGACtgggccatgtgacttgctttggatCATAGGATCATGGAAACATGGTTAAGCAGAGAATCCAAAAGGACTGACATATTGTGCTTggccttctctttctgatttttggaACCCTACACCTGCCCTGGACTAGCCTACTTGATGAGGGGCACAAGGCCCTGTTACCCTGTCTGCCTGGTTGACCCAGAGCTTGCTGACCACCAGACACGTCTGTGAGGCTACCCAAGATTCTTGAGTTGCATCCTGAACCACCAGCCGAGCACCCACACATGAGTCAGTCTGGCTGAGATTAGCCAGGTTGGTCCAGACCCAGGCATGGCCCAAATGAGTGACCCTCAAAATTAAGAGCCACGTAAATTGTTGCTGTTTTAAGTTCCTAAATTGTGGGATGATTTGCTAAACAGCAAAAGCTCAAATGATAGAATCTATTCCTAGGATAAAGAGGTAGAGGGAGGGTTAGATGAGAAACGGAGTGATCAGTCCGTTGACTTTGTTGGTTAGAGTGAGGCCCCTGGGAGCAGGGAAATTAGGGGCCTGAGTGAGGCTGATCACCCCCATGTTCCTTCTTCCCAGTACTCTCGGGCTGAAGAGAGGGGCAGAGAAACCACCTGGGAGTCCACAACCCCTGATCTAGTGTGCCCACATGGTAGGAAGTAGCAAAGAAGAAACCTCATCAAGCCCGGGAGCAGCCAGGGTACTGGAACTCTCCTCCTGCTCGCTGTTAAGCTACCTCACAAGGAGGATGCAGAGAGGGTGGAGAGAATGAGAGAGCAGAGCAAATGAAGGGAAACTGAGAAATGTGGTTGAAGACGTTTTGCTCTTGTACATGTTGGCTGGATGACAGGGCAGGAGAgtcccagccctccccaccaAGCCTGGCTGCCCTCCCCAAGCAGCATCTCACCGTGGCTGGTCCTGGGGTTGCTGAGGTACTGGGCTGCCATTGTGGTTTGGATTCCTGGGAATAAAGAGACAGAACTATGTTATGTCAGGGAAATGCAGAACAAACGGGAAACATCGACCTCCTGTAAACAACACCTTCTCTTTCCTCATAAACTTGCTACTCggtctctcctctctttctcaatACTTATTCCTGCTCTCAGTCTCATTTTCAGACTGCCAAACTTCTTTACACAGATGTTAGTGCTTTAAGTGCTTTCTTGGCACTGGTTCTGGGTGCCCTTTTCTCCTCTATTCAGTGAATTATTGCTCTGAATGCCATTTATATGTAGTCTGCAGCCTGGACCCTTCCCACAGTTCCAACCTTTTCTATCCCATTCAAATTCTCCATTTGGCAATTTTGTGGGCATCTCAAACTGATTTGGACAAAATGAAACCCTGACCTCCATCTCCAGCCTTGTTCACATTTCAGTAAATGACATCATGAAATGGCTCATGCAGAATCTTGGGGTCATCTCTAAAACACTTCTGTCCTCACTCacagtccatcaccaaatcctatAGATTTTTGTTCCCCAAATGAAAAATTATCCATTTCTTCCCATCTCCATGTGAATCCAATGCTATCATTTGATTGCAATGTAGTAGGCTCCAAAATGATACTGTATCTTCAATCCCTCCTCTACTCAATAGTCAGATGCCTTTATAAAATTTacaatggaaggataattgctttacagtattgtgttcgtttctaccaaacatcaccatgaatcagtcataggtttaCCCATGCTCGCTCgaacttgaacatccctcccacctccctctgcatcCCGTCCCTCTAGGTGGTTACTGAGTCCCGGTTTGAGGTCCCTGAGTTGTACAGCAAAGTCCCACTGGcttcctattttacatatggtaatgtatatttccatgttactctctctgtACATAGTCATAtgcctttttgatatttgttttttttcctcttgtttagATCTTCTAATGAAttgctttgtttttggtttttcaaATAGTTGAAAGCCCTTGGAATTGTCCCAAAGGCCTTGTACAATcaatttctccctctctttcaaaAAGTTTTCATCATACTGGCCTCCTCAGTGTTTCCCGAATCCTCTAAGCTCCCCCCAGCTCCTAGACCTTTGAGGAGCACTTCCCCCTCTCTGGagcactcccacccccacccaatgGCCAACTGGTTTCTGTTCAGCCCTGAGGCCTCAGTGTTTTGTTATTTCTCCAGAGGGGTCTCTCCACCCACATCACCAACCAAGAAGACAGGTTTGGTGTGGAGTTTGTTCTAACCATACCCAAGAGTTTCTATAGAATACATACCAAGATAGgaagttgtttgatttttttttttttttactctatccTTGTAGACTGCTAGCTTTGTGATGGTGAACCTTCTGTGTCTTGCATATGCCCTTATGCCCTAGGAAAAAAGCACAGTATCTGACAAAGCATggatctcaaaaaatatttgttcaataaatgaaTTGATTAAAACCCCCCACtgtttcttgcctcctctgtgacTAAGCTTTATGTCTTGCTTGCTTCTGGCTGTGaaaaaatttatcttttccttAGTAACAACACATTGCTCTTGAAACATGGCATTACATTTCAGATGTTTTCTTCCATCACTACGTACTAAGGTTGGGCAACGGAGAAAGCCATTTGAAGAATTCTTAGCAGAGCAGATTTTAACTAGAGCAGGCTGAAAACGCTATTTGTTAAAGACAGAGTGGTCTGATAGGAATGCATCAAATACAAAAATTGAAACACTTTCTGTTGAAAGTCGATTAGGAATAAGAGTAGGAAATAGCTTCTTATAAACTGGGAAGTGAAATCACAGAATTCTAAAGAATAAGCTTTGTTCGCAAAGCTGATGTTGGTTGTGAGCATTAGGAGAAGGAGTAAGATACCAGAAAAAGTAGCACACAAGGTTTGGGTTATGTCTTAAAGTCTACAGTCCAGTCTGTGGACTCTGTGTTCAGCATTCTTTAATGCAGTTCTGTTTATCCTAATTCAGATATAAAACCAGAGGACTGACCTTCTCTACACACTGACACTGGATGGCTGAATTCTCCTCCTACTGTAAGGAACAAGCATCAGTTGGTCCCCTGCTTTTCCTGAATGGTAGACAGTAACATGGGTTGGTGTCTTCCTCTTCCTGTCTTCTAAAAGCTTCTTGTCATGATCGGCTCAACAAGCAGGGTTTCGGAAAGTGTGATATGGCGAGAGAATGAGAAACGAGACgcaagaattcagagaaaagcgAGGATCAAAGGACCAACACGGCTCCAAGGTGAAGGTGCCGAACTGAATCCAAGCCAGCTTAATTATACTTTCAgacatgaatgaaagaatatgtgGGGAGTTAAACTGTAACTCATGTGgccttcagggccaaagaacaaaataatcatTAACCACTGAGTAATTAGGAAACAGTAACCAATaacaactatggatggaggttcgtgacattgaactggagacaggaatcaagatcatcaccaagataaagaaattcaaaagagcaaaatggctgtctgaggaggccttacaaatagctatgaaaagaagctaagcaaaaagcaaaggtgaaaaggaaagatatacccatttgaaagcagagttccaaagaattgcaaggagagataagaaagtcttcctcagtgatcaatgtaaagaaatagaggaaaacaatagaatgggaaagactagagatctcttcaagaaaattctagataccaagggaacatttcatgcaaagatggcctcaataaagaacagaaatggtagggacctaacagaatcaggagatattaagaagaggtgaaagaatacacagaagaactacaaaaaagatcttcaccacccagataatcatgatggtgtgatcactcacctagagccagacatccagaatgtgaagtcaagttggtcttaggaagcatcactacggacaaagctagtggaggtgatggaattccagtggagctatttcaaatcctggaaaatgatgctgttaaagtgctgcactcaatatgccagcaaatttggaaaactcagcagtggctatatGTCAGGGGAAGTTTAACTTTAAGGAGTCCAATATGttacacttttcttcctttgtgtgccaGGATTCTCTGTTTCTTATCAGGTTCTATTCTGGGAATGAGTAGAGCTGCacacagttctcaggactgagatcatgggaAAGGGTACCTACTTGGATTCCTTTCAGTAGCTCCCTTCAGTGACTCTTTTCAGTGTCAGAAACCTTGTATGTATTAgactatccattttgttgcaatTGATGGAATTGCAtcctttgtaatggctgagtaatcacTTTACTAAAGATATATAGTCCttcatttctgctaataaaatacTCTTGCTCCACTAGAGACTTGGGTCCCCCATGTCCTTCTTGTCTTCATTCTCTTTGGAGCATGGAAATCTGCCAAGCTCACTCTCTTACCTGGGCTTTCAAGACTTCCTTGAGAGGATTCACTGTGCCTTCGTGAGTGGTACAAATCCTGTGCAtaggctttattggttttccacataacCCTGGAGAGACtgctctcactctctctccttttccctctttcttttcattgacTCTGGTGCTCCAGGCTCCAGTCTGTAAATAAGACCAcagctacaggactggaaaaggtcacttttcatttcaatcccaaagaaacacaatgccagagaatgctcaaactaccgcactgttgcactcatctcacaaactagtaaagtaatgctcaaaattctccaagccaggcttcagcaatatgtgaaccgtgaacttccagatgttcaagctggttttagaaaaggcagaggaacaagagatcaaactgccaacatctgctggatcatcaaaaaagcaaaggcattccagaaaaacatcgatttctgctttattgactatgccaaagcctttgactgtgaggatcacaataaactgtggaaaagtctgaaagagatgggaataccaaaccacctgacctgaaAGGTGAAGAAAATCCAGCACAGGGGAAGGCCCATCATGCTGGAAactgggactgctgctgctaagtcacttcagtcgtgcccaactctgtgcgaccccatagacggcagcccaccaggctcccccgttcctgggattctccaggcaagaatactggagtgggttgccatttccttctccaatgcatg
It includes:
- the LOC128046560 gene encoding LOW QUALITY PROTEIN: GTPase IMAP family member 4-like (The sequence of the model RefSeq protein was modified relative to this genomic sequence to represent the inferred CDS: inserted 1 base in 1 codon) gives rise to the protein MQDTEGSPSXKLAVYKDRVKKKKNQTTSYLGIQTTMAAQYLSNPRTSHGLANPGDSQLRLILVGKTGAGKSATGNSILGEKVFPSIFSAVSITKHCKKGSSTWKGREVVVVDTPGLFDTEAPDAETVKEITRCMVLTSPGPHALLLVIPLGRYTPEGQKATEKILTMFGERAREHMILLFTRKDDLDGMDFCDYLNHAPRAIQELIRKFRGRYCVFNNKATGAEQEDQREQLLALVQDVVNKCKGRYYTNSRYQKTEEEIQKQTQVLEENYREELERAKAQIKQEFEEEIRKLKDELEQQKWKVKMERQLAEREAYWDSRQQTARDDVLSQNEILELIFKLLEAASHVFSLFKD